Sequence from the Dehalococcoidia bacterium genome:
CTTATTCGGCCTTCGCTGTGCCTGCATGATCGAGAAAGGGAAGGTTCCGACCGGAGAGGCTGCAGTGGCCAAGGTGTTCGGCAGCGATTTGTGGCATCGGATGTTCGATCAGTGGATGAAGCTACTGTCATTGTATGGGCAGTTGCAGCCGGATTCGGAAGATTCCGTCATGCATTCCAGAGTGATGCAATGGTATTTCCTGGCGGCCCGGAGCACCATGACCCGGGGCACCAATGAAGTTATGCGCAATATGATCGCCAATCGAAGCCTGGGCATGCCCAGGTAGGATGCATTTATCCTCGTTGTAGGAGTCAAAAAGAAAAAAGGAGGTTTCTACTATGGGACAATCGCTAAAGGATAGAGTTGCTGTGGTTACCGGAGGAGGAGGAGGAATTGGTCGGGAAATTTGTCTGCTTATGGCCAAGGAAGGTGCCAAAGTTGTGGTCAATGATTTCGGAACGGCCACGGATGGCAGCGGACAAAACAATGCTCCCGCTAGCGTAGTGGTTGATGAGATCAAGAAAGCGGGCGGGAGCGCCGTGGCTAACTTCGATAGCGTGGCCACTTGGGATAGCGCCGCAAATATCATCAAGACTGCCATCGATAACTTTGGCAAGATCGATATCGTGGTCAACAACGCAGGGGTTGCCAGAGATCGCATGATGTTCAACATGTCCGAGCAGGAGTGGGACATCGTGGTGAAGACCCATCTCTATGGCAGCTTCTTTGTCACCCGCCATGCCATACCCCTGATGAAGCAACAGGGCTATGGCAGAGTGATCTTCATGTCCTCGAATGCTGCTTACGGAGTAAGTGTGGGGCAGGCAAACTACGGGGCGGCCAAAGCGGGGATGCTTTGTCTTTCCGGCGTCGTTGCCAACTCGATGGGGAAGGTCGGCGTGACTAGCAATTGCATTTTCCCGCATGCCGATACCCGGCTGACTCTGACCGAGGCTGCGAAGAAGCAGCGAGCAGCATTAGCAGCGACCGGGGTCGCCCCGTCGGGAGACAGGGATCCCAGTGTTGTAGCGCCGATGGTGGCATATCTCTGCAGCGAGGCAGCAGCAAACATCACTAATCAGATATTTGATGTCGCGGGCAGTGAGATTTCGCGCTTTACTTGGCCTCTGGAGCCGGTGAAGAGCATTTTCAGTCGCGGCAAGCCATGGACGGTTGAGGAACTGGCTAAGGACGTTCCTGCCACCATAGCGAAAGGGCTGGTGAACCCTTTTTGGCCTCCCAAACAGGAGGAGAAAAAGCCATGAGTCAAGCGCCGTCCGCTATCACCGACGAGATGAAGAAGATGATCGGCCATGTCTGGGGGCCGACGGTGTACGAGGTGGAGAAAGGCTGGATAAAGAAGCTGGCCGAAGCTATCGAAGACCCGAACCCGCTCTTTTACGATGAGGCGTATGCCAAGACGACGAGATATGGCGGAATTATCGCCCCGCCGACCTTCTTCGCTGCACTCCGGGAGGATGCAGGGGGAGAGTGGGTCAAGACAGCCAAGTGCTCGCTGAATACTGGAGCCATGAATGGCGGAAACGACGTGGAGTACATCAAGCCGATTCGGCCAGGAGATGTAATCGGTGTAACGGATAAGCTGACTGGCATCGTCGAGAAGGATACCAAGAGGGGCAAGATGCTTTTCTTCAGTTTCGAGAAAACCCTTACCAACCAGAAGGGTGAGGTGGTGGCCAAAGCCCGGAATACCGGTATCCGGTATTAGAGGATCGGAAGGTGAAGTAAGATGAGTAAAAAATTGTATTTCGAGGACGTTGAAGTGGGCACGCAGATTCCGACTCTGGTTAAGCATCCCACCACCAGGCAGCTGGTGAAATGGGCCGGGGCTTCGGGCGACTGGTATGAGATCCACTACGATAAAGATGTTGCCCTGAAGAACAATCTCCCGGGCGTTATTGTGCATGGCTGGGTCGCCTTTGCCGGACATGGACAGGTGCTTGGAGACTGGATCGGAGTTGATGGCGACATACTCAAGATTGGTTGCAGCTATCGAGGCATGCTGCTGCCCGGTCATGATGTGAGCTACAAGGGAAAGGTGACCAAGAAGTATCAGGAAGGCGGCAAGAATCTCGTCGACTGTGAAATCTCGTGTGAGGACGACAAGGGGACTGTCGCCAATGTGGCAACGGCCACCGTTGCACTGCCTTCGAAGTCCTGAGACGGAGCATAGCGAGACGTAGTTTTTGAAGAGTAAGCAAGTGTACGTATAGATGGAGGATATATGATCGGAATAAAGTCCTACGGAGCCTATATACCGTTGCATCGGCTGGCTCAGGCTGATATAGCCAAAGCCTATGATCGAGGCGGTGGAGTGGGTGAGCTGGCGGTAGCCAATTTCGATGAAGACACTGTGACTATGGGGGTGGAGGCGAGCGTTGACTGTCTTAAAGGGATGGAGCGCTCGATCGTGGACACCCTGTTCTTTGCCACAACCAGTCCTCCCTACAGGGAGAAGCAGTCGGCAGCCATTATCGCTCAGGCACTGGATCTGAAACGGCAGCTGGTGGCCAATGACCTTTGCGATTCGCTTCGGTCGGGTAATATGGCTCTGAACCTGGCGACGGGTCTGGTTGCTTCGGGCAAGTCAAAGAATGCCCTGGTTGTTGCCTCCGAGGTTCGGAAAGGTTTCCCCGGATCGGAATATGAGCGGGTGTTGGGTGATGCGGCAGGCGCACTCCTCGTAGGAGATACGGATGTAATCGCTTCTCTGGAAGCATACTACTGCATAGCCGATGAGATCACCGATGTCTGGAGAATGGAAGGCGATCCCTTCGTCAAAAGCTGGGAAGACCGGTTCGTATTTACCCAGGGTTACAACCGCAACATCAAGGAAGCCATCGTCGGCCTGATGAAGAAGCAGGGCCTGCAGCAGAAAGATATCAGCAAGATTGTTTTCTACGCTCCGGATGCCAGGAATCACCAGGCTATGGCCAAGGGGCTGGGATTTGATCCCAAGACTCAGGTGCAGGATGGAATGTTTGGGACGGTCGGCAACACCGGTGCCGCTGCAACGATCTTCATGATGGTGGCAGCTCTGGAGTCGGCGAAGCCGGGAGACATGATTCTGTTGGCCGGCTACGGAGACGGCGCAGATGCGTTCCTCTTCAAGGTGACCCCGGAGATCGAAAAGTGCAGGGGGCACCGAGGGGTAAAGGGGCACATCAATTCCAAGAAGGCTTTGACTTCTTACAACAAGATGCTCCGGGTGAGAGAGATCAGCCCCGTCGAAATGGCGCGGCGTCCTGTGGAAGTAGCCTCGGCGCCGATGATGCTGCGCGACCGGGATATGGTTTCCACAATGAAGGGCGTCAAATGCAAGGTGTGTGGCAGGGTGCAGTTCCCCAAGCAGAGGGTTTGCTATCATTGCCGCACCAAGGACCAGTTCGAGCTGTACCGGTTATCGGATAAGACGGCTACAGTCTTTACTTTCTGTGTCGATCACCTGGCAGCGACCATTGATCCCCCGGTCATCAAGGCCATCGTCGACTTTGAAGGGGGCGGCCGGACGCTGGTTACCATTGCTGACAGAGACGTGGAGAATGTTAAGATCGGTACCACAGTGGAGATGGCATTCCGCAGAATTCATGATGCCATGGGTTTCCGTAACTATATATGGAAGTCCAGATTGGTAAGGGGGTAGACTATGAGTATTAAAGATAAATGCGCCATCGTAGGAATGGGATGCACCAAGTTCGGCGAGCGGTACGATACCAGTTTCGAGGATTTGATCGTCGAGGCCGCATACGAGGCCTTTGAGGACGCCAAGATTGAATCCAAAGACCTGGATGCCGGCTGGATCGGATTTACCAGTTCCAGCCGAACCGGCGAAAGCATGGCACGGCCGCTTAAACTGCACAATATCGCCGTGACCCATGTGGAGAATGCCTGCGCATCCGGAATGGAAGCGATCAGGAACGCCTGCCATGCGGTTGCATGCGGCGAATACAAAATGGTAATTGCTCTGGGCGCGGAAAAGTTGAAGGATTCCGGTTTGGCTGGATTGCCCCAGCCCGGCGGCATGCATTACATACATCCCGCGATGTTCACCCAGTTTAATGCCCCGGCAAATTATGCCCTGGCAGCCACCCGGTATTTCTACAGATATGGTATCGAGCCCAGGAAGGGCAAGGAAACCCTGGCCAAGATCACCGTTAAGAACCACTTCAACGGCGCTCGCGCTCCAAAGGCTCATCTTCGCAATGAGGTGACTGTGGAGCAGGTGATGGCAGCTCCCATCATTGCATATCCCTTGGGACTGTTTGACTGTTGCCCGACGACGGATGGGGCGGCAGCGGCCATTATCACCACGGTTGAAAACGCCAAGAAAATGCGGAACGACTATATCCTCGTGAGGTCATTCGGTCTATCCATCGGAGAAGGCATGGCGGCTGTGGATACCGACTATGACTGGACTCACTGGGAAGAGACGATAAGAGCCTCACAGAAGGCGTACGCATCTATCGGAGTCAAAGACCCTCGCACGGAAATCAGTCTTGCTGAGGTCCACGACTGCTTCAGCATCAGCGAACTGATTGTCTATGAGGGACTGGGCTTCAGCGAGGCTGGCAAAGCCAGCGAGGATGTTGATGCCGGGACCTTCGCTTTGACTGGACGACAGCCGGTCAATCCCGATGGCGGACTGAAGGCATTCGGGCACCCGGTGGGTGCCAGCGGAGTGAGAAAGGTTTTCGAGTGCTATAAGCAGTTGCAGGGGAAGGTCGACGATCCCAGGCGGCAGATCAAAAATCCCAAGCTTGCATTGGCGCACAGCCAAGGTGGTCAACCCGGTGCTTTCGAGTGCGTCGTTTGCATTACCGGACTGCCGGCTTAGCAACAAAGATGACTTTGCGTTGAGCTAAAAATCAAGAGAATACCTCTGAACAGGGGGTATTCTCTTGATGAATAAGGTTATCTGAGGATTCGGGAATGAAACTTCTGGCCTGTTGGGTCAGAAGGAAGTATTAATCGAAAATGGGAGTTAGCCAGTCAAGATTAGAACGCACTGGCTGAAAGGGATTGGCAAGGCATGACGAATTGGATGAACTGGGAAGAGGAATACAAAAGGAAGTTTATCTCTGCGGAGAAGGCAGCCAGTTTTGTGAAATCCGGGGATTTTGTCAGTTTCACCACCGGCAGAGAGTCCCATTCCATCGGTCTGGCGATAGCCGGACGCTTGGGGGAGTTGAAGGATGTGGTGGTCAGTGCGCCCTCTCCGGGATATGATTTTGGCTGGTATGAGGAGGGTTGGCAGGAGTCCTTCAATGTGATCATTGGAATGCCTACTGCCACCTGCCAGGAAGCGATCGATGCAGGGCGGGTTGATATGAGCGTTTTCGGGCTCATTCCTCTGGATCGGCCGCCCGGCAACAGGCAGCCGGATGTTGTTCTCACTGAGGTGTCTCCTCCGGACAAAAACGGCTTTTGCAGTTTCGGGGCGGCATGCTGGAACAAGCGAACTGAGATCCGGGAAGCTAAGATATCCATAGCAGAAGTGAATCCAAGCCTTATCAGACCTTGTGGCGAGGATAATTACATACACATCACCGAGATCGACTATTTTGTAGAGCACCAGGCTAGCGGCGGCGCTCCTGGGATGGGCACTCTAGCCGGAAGGAAGCTGAAGGAGCCCGAGCCATATCTGAAGGATATCTGCGGCTATGTGAATGAAATACTGAAGGATGGCGATACGATTCAGATCGGCATCGGCCGGACCACTGAGCCTCTGGTGAGAATGGGGATGCTGAGCGGCAAGAAGGATATTGGGTATCATTCCGAGGCAACGCCACCGGGGATCATCTCTCTTATACAGCAGGGGGTGATTACCGGGAAGCATAAAACCCTTCATCCCAATCTGGCAGTGGTCACCTCTATCGGCGGAAGCACCAGAGCCGAAATGGAATGGGTGAGCGGTAATCCTCTGATTCGACTGGTTACCGTATCGTATCTGGAGGACGTCCGAACCATCGCCGCTCATGACAACATGGTGGCGATCAATAATGCCTTGATGGTGGACCTCCACGGCCAGATCGTGGCCGATAGCCTGGGGTCTCGCGTGATGAGCGCCGCAGGCGGGCAGATACCTTTCGTGATCGGCGCGCATCTCTCCAACGGAGGCCGAGCCATTACGTTACTGCCCTCTACTGCAGTTGATGGCACTGTCTCCCGCATTACGGTCGGTTTGCCCGAACATACGACAGTCACCATACAGAAGAACTTGGCAGATACGATCATTACCGAATATGGAGTGGCTGAACTGAGAGGCAAGACCAGGAAGCAGAGAATCGATGCCCTGATCAATATTGCCCATCCTGATTTCCGCGCCGACCTGAAAAAGCAAGCCAATAAAGTAATGTAGGGGTGTTCTTTTCGGAAATTGGCCGCGCCAATCAAATAAAGGGGATATAAGATGGATTTCAAAAACATAGCTTATACCAAGAAGGAAGGAATCGCCACCCTGAAGCTGAATCGGCCCCAGGTATTTAATTCCCTGAGCATGGCGACGTGGAGTGAAATCGGTGCGGCGCTGGATGCCATCGAAGCGGATAATGAAGTCAGGGTGGTCATTCTCACCGGAGAGGGCAAGGCTTTCTCAGCCGGTGATGACATCAGTGAGTTCGGCGAGATTGCCAAAGACCCCGAGAAGATCAAATGGCTGGCGCGGATGGTTCCGCAAGCCATGGATCGGATAGAGCATCTGAAGAAGCCGGTGATCGCCTCAGTTAATGGAATGGCCATGGGAGGCGGA
This genomic interval carries:
- a CDS encoding 3-oxoacyl-[acyl-carrier-protein] synthase III C-terminal domain-containing protein → MIGIKSYGAYIPLHRLAQADIAKAYDRGGGVGELAVANFDEDTVTMGVEASVDCLKGMERSIVDTLFFATTSPPYREKQSAAIIAQALDLKRQLVANDLCDSLRSGNMALNLATGLVASGKSKNALVVASEVRKGFPGSEYERVLGDAAGALLVGDTDVIASLEAYYCIADEITDVWRMEGDPFVKSWEDRFVFTQGYNRNIKEAIVGLMKKQGLQQKDISKIVFYAPDARNHQAMAKGLGFDPKTQVQDGMFGTVGNTGAAATIFMMVAALESAKPGDMILLAGYGDGADAFLFKVTPEIEKCRGHRGVKGHINSKKALTSYNKMLRVREISPVEMARRPVEVASAPMMLRDRDMVSTMKGVKCKVCGRVQFPKQRVCYHCRTKDQFELYRLSDKTATVFTFCVDHLAATIDPPVIKAIVDFEGGGRTLVTIADRDVENVKIGTTVEMAFRRIHDAMGFRNYIWKSRLVRG
- a CDS encoding acetyl-CoA hydrolase/transferase C-terminal domain-containing protein: MNWEEEYKRKFISAEKAASFVKSGDFVSFTTGRESHSIGLAIAGRLGELKDVVVSAPSPGYDFGWYEEGWQESFNVIIGMPTATCQEAIDAGRVDMSVFGLIPLDRPPGNRQPDVVLTEVSPPDKNGFCSFGAACWNKRTEIREAKISIAEVNPSLIRPCGEDNYIHITEIDYFVEHQASGGAPGMGTLAGRKLKEPEPYLKDICGYVNEILKDGDTIQIGIGRTTEPLVRMGMLSGKKDIGYHSEATPPGIISLIQQGVITGKHKTLHPNLAVVTSIGGSTRAEMEWVSGNPLIRLVTVSYLEDVRTIAAHDNMVAINNALMVDLHGQIVADSLGSRVMSAAGGQIPFVIGAHLSNGGRAITLLPSTAVDGTVSRITVGLPEHTTVTIQKNLADTIITEYGVAELRGKTRKQRIDALINIAHPDFRADLKKQANKVM
- a CDS encoding MaoC/PaaZ C-terminal domain-containing protein, whose translation is MSKKLYFEDVEVGTQIPTLVKHPTTRQLVKWAGASGDWYEIHYDKDVALKNNLPGVIVHGWVAFAGHGQVLGDWIGVDGDILKIGCSYRGMLLPGHDVSYKGKVTKKYQEGGKNLVDCEISCEDDKGTVANVATATVALPSKS
- a CDS encoding MaoC family dehydratase N-terminal domain-containing protein, which gives rise to MSQAPSAITDEMKKMIGHVWGPTVYEVEKGWIKKLAEAIEDPNPLFYDEAYAKTTRYGGIIAPPTFFAALREDAGGEWVKTAKCSLNTGAMNGGNDVEYIKPIRPGDVIGVTDKLTGIVEKDTKRGKMLFFSFEKTLTNQKGEVVAKARNTGIRY
- a CDS encoding acetyl-CoA acetyltransferase is translated as MSIKDKCAIVGMGCTKFGERYDTSFEDLIVEAAYEAFEDAKIESKDLDAGWIGFTSSSRTGESMARPLKLHNIAVTHVENACASGMEAIRNACHAVACGEYKMVIALGAEKLKDSGLAGLPQPGGMHYIHPAMFTQFNAPANYALAATRYFYRYGIEPRKGKETLAKITVKNHFNGARAPKAHLRNEVTVEQVMAAPIIAYPLGLFDCCPTTDGAAAAIITTVENAKKMRNDYILVRSFGLSIGEGMAAVDTDYDWTHWEETIRASQKAYASIGVKDPRTEISLAEVHDCFSISELIVYEGLGFSEAGKASEDVDAGTFALTGRQPVNPDGGLKAFGHPVGASGVRKVFECYKQLQGKVDDPRRQIKNPKLALAHSQGGQPGAFECVVCITGLPA
- a CDS encoding SDR family oxidoreductase, yielding MGQSLKDRVAVVTGGGGGIGREICLLMAKEGAKVVVNDFGTATDGSGQNNAPASVVVDEIKKAGGSAVANFDSVATWDSAANIIKTAIDNFGKIDIVVNNAGVARDRMMFNMSEQEWDIVVKTHLYGSFFVTRHAIPLMKQQGYGRVIFMSSNAAYGVSVGQANYGAAKAGMLCLSGVVANSMGKVGVTSNCIFPHADTRLTLTEAAKKQRAALAATGVAPSGDRDPSVVAPMVAYLCSEAAANITNQIFDVAGSEISRFTWPLEPVKSIFSRGKPWTVEELAKDVPATIAKGLVNPFWPPKQEEKKP